From Haloglomus litoreum, the proteins below share one genomic window:
- a CDS encoding DUF6517 family protein has product MADRHGPLRTPMGRFVEQANDGFISRGAVVAPASGAGLETVPLGMFEGSPGADGGLVSLAVPGGAADGKVEIKIAAAMRSDPDGTMVLVPGEAIDADELVPARDGPVGVDRVVPVAEFLPDESWVPTDEGGGPGQRWLAPGKSLAKVEIKIAFTGGEEPRKALVSTGQRTWAEVFGDDDPPGRPLEDGETFDPSSVLVAAPGDALVGAWPEGDSPPERFEFRDTVPQPAPMGGVSFGVAVLSTPTAEVAGQSANPLADIEAETLLQREETQRLLQEAGFGEGTELELVEGPERVRPDEGPQTATLLDTETEIESFVGVLGGDAEGWGVGLHLVRADADDTVVVVGLHRHPIGPVEGALEVLTESGTLVEARRLLAETAAQLTSG; this is encoded by the coding sequence ATGGCCGACCGACACGGGCCGCTCCGCACGCCGATGGGTCGCTTCGTCGAGCAGGCCAACGACGGGTTCATCAGCCGGGGTGCGGTCGTCGCCCCCGCATCGGGCGCCGGCCTCGAGACGGTGCCGCTCGGGATGTTCGAGGGGAGCCCGGGTGCGGATGGCGGCCTCGTGAGCCTCGCCGTCCCGGGCGGAGCGGCGGACGGGAAGGTCGAGATCAAGATCGCTGCGGCCATGCGAAGCGACCCCGACGGAACGATGGTCCTGGTCCCCGGAGAGGCCATCGACGCGGACGAACTCGTCCCCGCGCGGGACGGACCAGTCGGGGTCGACCGCGTGGTCCCGGTCGCGGAGTTCCTGCCGGACGAGAGCTGGGTCCCGACGGACGAGGGGGGTGGGCCGGGCCAGCGCTGGCTCGCGCCCGGTAAGTCGCTGGCGAAGGTCGAGATCAAGATCGCCTTCACCGGGGGCGAGGAACCCCGCAAGGCGCTCGTCTCGACGGGCCAGCGCACGTGGGCGGAGGTGTTCGGTGACGACGACCCCCCGGGGCGCCCGCTCGAGGACGGCGAGACGTTCGACCCCTCATCGGTCCTCGTCGCGGCCCCCGGCGACGCCCTCGTCGGGGCGTGGCCCGAGGGGGACTCCCCGCCCGAACGGTTCGAGTTCCGCGATACCGTCCCGCAGCCAGCGCCGATGGGCGGTGTCTCGTTCGGCGTGGCCGTCCTCTCGACGCCGACGGCCGAGGTCGCGGGCCAGTCTGCCAACCCCCTCGCCGACATCGAGGCGGAGACGCTCCTCCAGCGCGAGGAGACCCAGCGACTCCTCCAGGAGGCCGGCTTCGGCGAGGGGACGGAACTGGAACTGGTGGAGGGCCCCGAGCGCGTCCGGCCCGACGAGGGGCCGCAGACGGCGACGCTGCTCGACACCGAGACCGAGATCGAGAGCTTCGTTGGCGTCCTCGGGGGCGACGCTGAAGGCTGGGGCGTGGGCCTCCATCTCGTCCGGGCAGACGCCGACGACACGGTGGTCGTCGTCGGGCTCCACCGTCACCCCATCGGGCCCGTCGAGGGGGCGCTGGAGGTCCTCACCGAGAGCGGAACGCTGGTCGAGGCCAGACGACTCCTCGCCGAGACGGCCGCGCAGTTGACCAGCGGTTAG
- the rnhB gene encoding ribonuclease HII: MRFGVDEAGKGPVLGSMFAAAVRAPAVAIPAGVDDSKRLRPEQRQDLAATLREDDRVDVGVAEVTVERIDGDEDMNTLTVAAQAEALAQVVRDGDGGICDGGDTDADRFARRVRERLDVDVDLRAEHGADETYALVAAASVIAKVERDTHVADLVDRYTSMGFDDLGSGYPSDPKTREFLQAHLEREGHLPDCARRSWGTCDDLLAKQEQAALEDF; this comes from the coding sequence ATGCGCTTCGGGGTGGACGAGGCCGGCAAGGGACCCGTTCTGGGGTCGATGTTCGCCGCGGCCGTCCGGGCGCCGGCGGTCGCCATCCCGGCGGGGGTCGACGACTCGAAGCGGCTCCGCCCCGAGCAGCGCCAGGACCTCGCGGCCACCCTCCGCGAGGACGACCGCGTCGACGTGGGTGTCGCCGAGGTCACGGTCGAGCGCATCGACGGCGACGAGGACATGAACACGCTGACCGTCGCGGCGCAGGCCGAGGCGCTCGCGCAGGTCGTCCGCGACGGCGACGGCGGCATCTGCGACGGCGGCGACACGGACGCCGACCGCTTCGCGCGCCGGGTCCGCGAGCGACTCGACGTGGATGTCGACCTCCGGGCCGAACACGGGGCCGACGAGACGTACGCGCTCGTGGCGGCCGCCTCGGTCATCGCCAAGGTCGAGCGGGACACGCACGTCGCGGACCTGGTCGACCGCTACACTTCGATGGGCTTCGACGACCTCGGGTCGGGCTACCCGTCGGACCCGAAGACCCGCGAGTTCCTGCAGGCCCACCTCGAACGCGAGGGCCACCTCCCGGACTGCGCCCGACGGTCGTGGGGCACCTGCGACGACCTGCTGGCGAAGCAGGAACAGGCCGCGCTGGAGGATTTCTGA
- a CDS encoding acetyl-CoA hydrolase/transferase C-terminal domain-containing protein, producing MAPSEFDDVSACVDRILDRLGDDITVAAPLGVGKPNHLLNELVERALADPSLDLTVWTALTLSKPDWDSDLERRLVEPLADRLFGDYPTLRYDELLRAGDLPENIEIHQFYFPPGDFLGNPDAQQHHHSVNYTHVARAIEEADVNLLVQLVGAGELDDEPVLNLGSNPDLTHEVLETLRQERADGEEAMVVGQVNRNMPFMYGAAPIERDAFDAVLDDPDYEFPLFGPPNLPISTADHAIALRTSALVKDGGTLQIGIGSLGDAIGAAIALRDRQNDRYTDIADALGIPEDCPDLLAEWGDLDPFDEGLYAASEMVVEAFVHLYEAGVLRRETYDDIHVQRLASEDLVPEGPSLAALDALVEWAAIDESLTAADVDYLREWGLLREAVEYDADDGNEDDGGDAGTLHVDGERFPADLADEAAREAIAAHALGDELSGGKVLHGGFFLGSQGFYDALREMDEADRRRFSMRSVQFTNQLGGQRDLARLQRRDARFVNTGMKATVTGGVVSDGLASNQVVSGVGGQFDFVDMAQELPDGRSIILVRATRETSDGGVESNIIWNYGHITIPRHMRDIVVTEYGVADLRDRSDAEVIQEMIKIADSRFQDDLVEQAKAAGKLPEDWTVPPAYRNNYPETIESALAPYQDDLPSFPFGTELTEEERALAEGLRTVQRQVAGLPRAVRSLATGERSLGAAAGSLGPLWKGLRVPDAAGPYLERMDLDRPTTRQERVYRHLVAYALAEVDAV from the coding sequence ATGGCTCCCTCCGAGTTCGACGACGTCTCCGCGTGCGTCGACCGTATCCTCGACCGACTGGGCGACGATATCACCGTCGCGGCGCCGCTCGGCGTCGGGAAGCCGAACCACCTGCTGAACGAACTCGTCGAGCGGGCACTCGCGGACCCCTCGCTCGACCTCACCGTCTGGACGGCACTCACGCTCTCGAAGCCCGACTGGGATTCGGACCTGGAGCGGCGGCTGGTCGAGCCGCTCGCCGACCGCCTGTTCGGCGATTACCCGACGCTCCGCTACGACGAGCTGCTCCGGGCGGGCGACCTCCCCGAGAACATCGAGATCCACCAGTTCTACTTCCCACCCGGCGACTTCCTCGGCAACCCCGACGCCCAGCAGCACCACCACAGCGTTAACTACACGCACGTCGCCCGAGCCATCGAGGAGGCCGACGTGAACCTGCTCGTCCAGCTCGTCGGCGCCGGCGAGCTCGACGACGAACCCGTCCTCAACCTGGGGTCGAACCCGGACCTGACCCACGAGGTGCTCGAGACCCTGCGGCAGGAGCGTGCCGACGGCGAGGAGGCGATGGTCGTCGGGCAGGTCAACCGGAACATGCCCTTCATGTACGGCGCGGCCCCCATCGAGCGCGACGCGTTCGACGCGGTCCTGGACGACCCCGACTACGAGTTCCCGCTGTTCGGCCCGCCGAACCTCCCCATCTCGACGGCCGATCACGCCATCGCGCTGCGGACGAGCGCGCTGGTCAAGGACGGGGGGACGCTCCAGATCGGCATCGGCTCGCTGGGCGACGCCATCGGCGCGGCCATCGCCCTGCGGGACCGGCAGAACGACCGCTACACCGACATCGCCGACGCGCTGGGCATCCCCGAGGACTGCCCGGACCTGCTCGCGGAGTGGGGCGACCTCGACCCGTTCGACGAGGGACTGTACGCCGCCTCCGAGATGGTGGTCGAGGCGTTCGTTCACCTCTACGAAGCGGGCGTCCTCCGGCGCGAGACCTACGACGACATCCACGTCCAGCGACTCGCCAGCGAGGACCTCGTCCCGGAGGGCCCGAGCCTCGCGGCTCTCGACGCGCTCGTCGAGTGGGCCGCCATCGACGAGTCGCTCACCGCCGCGGACGTCGACTACCTCCGGGAGTGGGGCCTCCTCCGGGAGGCCGTCGAGTACGATGCGGACGACGGGAACGAGGACGACGGCGGCGATGCCGGTACCCTGCACGTCGACGGGGAACGCTTCCCGGCCGACCTCGCCGACGAGGCGGCCCGCGAGGCCATCGCGGCCCACGCGCTCGGCGACGAGCTGTCGGGCGGGAAGGTGCTGCACGGCGGGTTCTTCCTCGGGTCGCAGGGGTTCTACGACGCCCTCCGCGAGATGGACGAGGCCGATCGCCGACGGTTCAGTATGCGGAGCGTCCAGTTCACGAACCAGCTCGGCGGCCAGCGTGACCTCGCCCGGCTCCAGCGTCGGGACGCACGCTTCGTCAACACGGGCATGAAGGCGACCGTGACGGGCGGCGTGGTCTCGGACGGGCTCGCGAGCAACCAGGTCGTCAGCGGGGTCGGGGGGCAGTTCGACTTCGTGGATATGGCCCAGGAGCTCCCGGACGGCCGGTCGATCATCCTCGTCCGTGCGACGCGGGAGACCAGCGACGGGGGCGTCGAGTCCAACATCATCTGGAACTACGGCCACATCACCATCCCGCGCCACATGCGCGACATCGTCGTCACGGAGTACGGCGTCGCCGACCTCCGGGACCGCTCGGACGCCGAGGTCATCCAGGAGATGATCAAGATCGCGGACTCGCGCTTCCAGGACGACCTCGTCGAGCAGGCGAAGGCGGCCGGGAAGCTCCCCGAGGACTGGACCGTCCCGCCCGCGTACCGGAACAACTACCCGGAGACCATCGAATCCGCGCTGGCACCCTACCAGGACGACCTCCCGTCGTTCCCGTTCGGGACGGAGCTGACCGAGGAGGAGCGGGCGCTCGCCGAGGGGCTGCGAACGGTCCAGCGGCAGGTCGCGGGGCTTCCGCGTGCCGTCCGGTCGCTGGCGACGGGCGAGCGGTCACTGGGAGCGGCCGCCGGCAGTCTGGGCCCGCTGTGGAAGGGACTGCGGGTGCCCGACGCCGCCGGTCCGTATCTCGAACGTATGGACCTCGACCGGCCGACCACCCGGCAGGAGCGGGTCTACCGGCATCTCGTCGCCTACGCGCTGGCCGAGGTCGACGCCGTCTGA
- a CDS encoding tRNA pseudouridine(54/55) synthase Pus10, translating to MDVLAVARRAVASGPVCDACLGRLVADRSFGLRNEERGRALRTTIALQDDEPYESPDVADCWVCEGLCGEFDALAERVVAELDGIEFDTYQLGSRVPALLEENEQLLREEVGLDPIDAAHGEDLRKELNREVGRRVGARTETEVDFGRPEVQVTLDVAVGDGTEVEVDINSLAVYGRYRKLKRMVPQTEWPCSACGGSGRQYGVGPCGECDGTGYRYRTSVEQEVAPTLVEAHRGREGVFHGAGREDVDALMVGTGRPFVLEVEDPHRRRTDLAELEREINEASEDIEVVGLRYATHDMVERVKELEATKTYRMVVAFDEPVAEADLQAALDELRGATVEQRTPNRVDHRRADLVRTRTVHDISGSTTDAEHATIVVHGAGGLYVKELVSGDEGRTEPSLAGLLGVDAEVTALDVMAVEGVEGPFEHPDFLIDEDALDGAGGRDPDAWTEGVPDGRASAMVTERASTEDAIAPVEPGEEGAE from the coding sequence GTGGACGTGCTGGCGGTCGCCCGCCGGGCCGTCGCCTCGGGGCCGGTGTGTGACGCCTGCCTGGGCCGGCTGGTGGCCGACCGGAGCTTCGGGCTGCGCAACGAGGAGCGCGGGCGGGCGCTCCGGACGACCATCGCACTCCAGGACGACGAGCCGTACGAGTCCCCCGACGTGGCCGACTGCTGGGTCTGCGAGGGGCTCTGCGGCGAGTTCGACGCCCTCGCCGAGCGCGTCGTCGCGGAACTGGACGGCATCGAGTTCGACACCTACCAGCTCGGGAGCCGGGTGCCGGCGCTGCTGGAGGAGAACGAGCAACTGCTCCGCGAGGAGGTCGGCCTTGACCCCATCGACGCCGCGCACGGCGAGGACCTGCGCAAGGAGCTCAACCGCGAAGTGGGTCGGCGCGTGGGCGCCCGGACGGAGACCGAGGTGGACTTCGGGCGCCCGGAGGTGCAGGTGACGCTCGACGTGGCCGTCGGCGACGGGACCGAGGTGGAGGTCGATATCAACTCGCTGGCGGTCTACGGGCGCTATCGCAAACTGAAGCGGATGGTCCCGCAGACGGAGTGGCCGTGCTCGGCGTGTGGTGGCTCGGGCCGACAGTACGGCGTGGGTCCCTGCGGCGAGTGCGACGGGACGGGCTACCGGTACCGAACCAGTGTCGAGCAGGAGGTCGCGCCCACGCTGGTCGAGGCCCACCGCGGCCGCGAAGGGGTCTTCCACGGCGCCGGCCGCGAGGACGTTGACGCGCTGATGGTCGGCACCGGCCGGCCGTTCGTCCTCGAGGTCGAGGACCCGCACCGCCGACGCACCGACCTCGCCGAACTGGAGCGCGAGATCAACGAGGCCTCCGAGGACATCGAGGTCGTCGGCCTGCGCTACGCGACCCACGACATGGTCGAGCGCGTGAAGGAACTGGAGGCGACCAAGACCTACCGGATGGTCGTCGCGTTCGACGAGCCCGTCGCGGAGGCGGACCTGCAGGCCGCGCTCGACGAGTTGCGGGGGGCGACCGTCGAGCAGCGCACCCCGAACCGCGTCGACCACCGGCGGGCCGACCTCGTGCGCACGCGCACGGTCCACGATATCTCCGGGTCGACGACGGACGCCGAGCACGCGACCATCGTGGTCCACGGCGCCGGCGGCCTCTACGTGAAGGAACTCGTCAGCGGCGACGAGGGCCGCACCGAGCCGTCGCTCGCTGGGTTACTGGGCGTCGATGCCGAGGTGACGGCGCTGGACGTGATGGCCGTCGAGGGTGTCGAGGGGCCGTTCGAGCACCCCGACTTCCTCATCGACGAGGACGCCCTCGACGGTGCCGGCGGGCGCGACCCGGACGCATGGACCGAGGGCGTCCCCGACGGCCGTGCCTCGGCGATGGTGACCGAACGGGCGAGCACCGAGGACGCCATCGCGCCGGTCGAGCCCGGCGAGGAGGGGGCCGAGTAG
- a CDS encoding PIN domain-containing protein, with protein sequence MKRYTVDANALVDFTLGILPDTAHEQFRAAADGRVTLEIPVIAAVEAMFVLDRRDELLGTTIPFDAEDALRWFEQLPATFVEDTHADARELLSHLGTFPAQMHDAMIVANHANRSTDAIITDDSKMAEYYPTLWD encoded by the coding sequence ATGAAGCGGTACACCGTCGACGCGAACGCGCTCGTCGACTTCACCCTCGGGATTCTCCCCGACACGGCCCACGAGCAGTTCCGGGCCGCCGCCGACGGGCGCGTGACGCTGGAGATTCCGGTCATCGCGGCTGTAGAAGCGATGTTCGTTCTCGACCGGCGCGACGAGCTCCTGGGGACAACCATCCCCTTCGACGCAGAGGACGCCCTCCGCTGGTTCGAACAGCTCCCAGCCACCTTCGTCGAGGACACCCACGCCGACGCACGCGAACTGCTCTCGCATCTCGGCACCTTCCCTGCGCAGATGCACGACGCGATGATCGTCGCCAACCACGCCAACAGGAGCACCGACGCCATCATCACCGACGACAGCAAGATGGCCGAGTACTACCCGACGCTCTGGGACTAA
- a CDS encoding AbrB/MazE/SpoVT family DNA-binding domain-containing protein has product MSGTDGPETTRVTDKGQTTIPKALREKYGIEPGDEVVWVEEEDGIMLRKKGDLPNYGFLAEDMTEEEARAVSDALKEDMDELQRPSLDR; this is encoded by the coding sequence ATGAGCGGGACGGACGGCCCTGAGACCACGCGGGTCACGGACAAGGGGCAGACGACTATCCCGAAGGCGCTCCGCGAGAAGTACGGCATCGAACCCGGCGACGAAGTGGTCTGGGTCGAGGAGGAGGACGGCATCATGCTTCGCAAGAAGGGCGACCTTCCGAACTACGGCTTCCTCGCAGAGGACATGACCGAGGAGGAGGCACGGGCGGTCAGCGATGCGCTGAAGGAGGACATGGACGAGCTACAGCGCCCCAGCCTCGACCGATGA
- a CDS encoding DUF2103 domain-containing protein, protein MECRQCATPLSRPGDFCLTCRTENADSVVVDCDRERATVTVLLDGDVVAERTVTTRPENDGEREPVELRNFAGLIADEVHRKRPDEVYAAGDRDVLEAVREQLHYSLRRVEPRGDQSVVDAVRERAGERSLEVVETPPDEKLGGSHSTLVGGRDGMTAVRTVAAHPHVKKVIPGPISAGGSGSRSGLRAKATRADENGNVRLLVRDGSSVQENRVVTTAGSREMGERVRDDLDESLREAGLQE, encoded by the coding sequence ATGGAGTGTCGCCAGTGTGCCACGCCGCTCTCGCGCCCTGGCGACTTCTGTCTCACCTGCCGCACGGAGAACGCGGACAGCGTCGTGGTCGACTGCGACCGCGAGCGCGCCACCGTGACGGTCCTTCTCGATGGCGACGTGGTCGCCGAGCGCACGGTCACCACGCGCCCGGAGAACGACGGCGAGCGCGAGCCCGTCGAGTTGCGCAACTTCGCGGGCCTCATCGCCGACGAGGTCCACCGCAAGCGCCCCGACGAGGTGTACGCCGCCGGCGACCGTGACGTGCTGGAGGCGGTCCGCGAGCAACTGCACTACTCGCTCCGGCGTGTCGAGCCCCGGGGCGACCAGTCGGTCGTCGACGCCGTCCGGGAGCGGGCGGGCGAGCGCTCGCTGGAGGTGGTCGAGACGCCGCCCGACGAGAAGCTCGGGGGCTCGCACTCGACGCTGGTCGGCGGCCGCGACGGGATGACCGCCGTCCGCACCGTCGCCGCGCACCCACACGTCAAGAAGGTGATTCCCGGCCCCATCTCCGCGGGCGGGTCGGGGTCGCGCTCCGGCCTGCGGGCGAAGGCCACCCGCGCCGACGAGAACGGCAACGTCCGACTGCTCGTGCGGGACGGCTCCTCCGTACAGGAGAACCGCGTCGTGACGACGGCCGGGAGCCGGGAGATGGGCGAGCGGGTGCGGGACGACCTCGACGAGTCGCTCCGGGAGGCCGGGCTCCAGGAGTGA
- a CDS encoding undecaprenyl-diphosphate phosphatase, whose protein sequence is MREALRLAVVIGILQGVFEWLPVSSEGNVALYLTVVEGLPEGAAVQYALFLHAGTALAAAVYYRDELGTVLRTLPDWGPGMAFADHDHADVTFLLVATVASGVVGIAAYLALDAIVSAVAGGAFVALIGVLLVGTGVVQFAATRREAGAETDGGTATAGTVGGGGLDTAFGEREVANVPDGLLVGVLQGLAILPGVSRSGTTVSALLLRGFEEEVAFRLSFLLSIPAALGAAALVLLDTGVPTIGPLPAAIALVTSAVVGYATIDGLMRLVRRVAFWLVCLLLGALAIVGGVFVGVV, encoded by the coding sequence ATGCGAGAGGCACTTCGATTGGCTGTCGTCATCGGTATCCTCCAGGGAGTGTTCGAGTGGCTCCCCGTCTCGAGCGAGGGCAACGTCGCGCTCTACCTGACCGTGGTCGAGGGACTCCCCGAGGGGGCCGCCGTCCAGTACGCGCTCTTCCTCCACGCGGGCACCGCACTCGCCGCGGCGGTCTACTACCGCGACGAGCTGGGAACGGTCCTCCGGACGCTCCCCGACTGGGGGCCCGGGATGGCCTTCGCGGACCACGACCACGCGGACGTGACGTTCCTGCTCGTGGCGACCGTCGCCTCGGGGGTCGTCGGCATCGCGGCCTACCTCGCGCTGGATGCCATCGTCTCCGCCGTCGCGGGGGGCGCGTTCGTCGCGCTCATCGGCGTGTTGCTCGTCGGGACCGGCGTGGTCCAGTTCGCGGCGACGCGACGCGAGGCCGGGGCCGAGACCGACGGCGGCACGGCCACCGCCGGAACCGTCGGTGGGGGCGGCCTCGACACCGCGTTCGGCGAGCGCGAGGTCGCGAACGTTCCGGACGGGCTGCTCGTCGGCGTCCTCCAGGGACTCGCCATCCTCCCGGGCGTCTCCCGGTCGGGGACGACGGTCTCGGCGCTCCTGCTGCGTGGCTTCGAGGAGGAGGTAGCCTTCCGGCTCTCCTTCCTGCTGTCGATTCCCGCGGCACTGGGTGCGGCGGCGCTGGTCCTGCTGGACACGGGTGTCCCGACCATCGGCCCGCTGCCGGCCGCCATCGCGCTCGTGACGAGCGCGGTCGTCGGCTACGCCACCATCGACGGGCTGATGCGGCTCGTCCGCCGGGTCGCGTTCTGGCTCGTCTGCCTCCTGCTCGGCGCGCTCGCCATCGTCGGCGGCGTGTTCGTGGGCGTCGTCTGA
- a CDS encoding UPF0175 family protein, whose protein sequence is MGSISARIPEEDEADLEAVAELLGEDKSSVIRKALREGLGDIRVRMAAERYQSGEVSVNEAARIAGVSVADWLEIARERNLTTQLTPDDLERDADAAREL, encoded by the coding sequence ATGGGGTCGATCAGTGCGCGGATTCCGGAGGAGGACGAGGCCGACCTGGAGGCGGTGGCGGAGTTGCTGGGCGAGGACAAGAGTTCGGTCATCCGGAAGGCGCTCCGGGAGGGTCTCGGTGACATCCGGGTCCGGATGGCAGCGGAACGGTACCAGTCCGGAGAGGTGAGTGTCAACGAGGCCGCCCGAATCGCGGGGGTGAGCGTCGCCGACTGGCTCGAGATCGCCCGGGAACGGAATCTCACCACCCAGCTCACTCCGGACGACCTCGAACGGGACGCGGACGCCGCCCGTGAGCTATGA
- a CDS encoding class I SAM-dependent DNA methyltransferase — translation MRTLRDVMDAVAAARAEGDGPIHGTLYDDLAPLYAFERERMRDYPAVAEFVGEHVPADTRRVGVGACGPGLVLEQLAERFETAVGFDLSPAMLELAAERTGAPVVRADLRSVVAPGAFDAFTILGGSIAHLPVVDDEDSVRAALGSIHDSLRPGGVFLCDFMERGALESGAVVTDTFESDRFHVERTVITTGEPDGTTALGGTGRYTFAYEITDHETDETVRVGTSTSVREFGVPQLLGAVLAAGFTDATLVRPPTHGMGLVAHKGT, via the coding sequence ATGCGAACCCTCCGGGACGTGATGGACGCGGTCGCCGCCGCCCGGGCCGAGGGGGACGGCCCGATCCACGGGACCCTCTACGACGACCTCGCGCCGCTGTACGCCTTTGAGCGCGAGCGGATGCGCGACTATCCGGCCGTCGCCGAGTTCGTGGGCGAGCACGTTCCCGCCGACACCCGGCGGGTCGGCGTCGGGGCCTGCGGCCCGGGACTGGTGCTCGAGCAACTAGCCGAGCGGTTCGAGACGGCCGTGGGATTCGACCTGAGCCCGGCGATGCTGGAACTGGCCGCCGAACGGACCGGGGCGCCGGTCGTCCGCGCGGACCTGCGGAGCGTCGTCGCCCCCGGAGCGTTCGACGCGTTCACCATCCTCGGTGGCTCCATCGCACACCTCCCCGTCGTCGACGACGAGGACAGCGTCCGAGCGGCGCTCGGGAGCATCCACGACAGCCTCCGGCCGGGCGGCGTCTTCCTGTGTGACTTCATGGAGCGCGGCGCCCTCGAGAGCGGAGCGGTCGTGACGGACACGTTCGAGTCGGATCGGTTCCACGTCGAGCGGACCGTCATCACCACGGGCGAACCCGACGGCACGACCGCCCTCGGGGGGACCGGCCGGTACACCTTCGCCTACGAGATCACGGACCACGAAACGGACGAGACGGTCCGGGTCGGCACCTCGACGTCGGTCCGGGAGTTCGGCGTTCCGCAGTTGCTCGGGGCGGTCCTGGCGGCCGGCTTCACCGACGCGACGCTCGTCCGGCCGCCGACACACGGGATGGGACTGGTCGCACACAAAGGGACGTGA
- the truD gene encoding tRNA pseudouridine(13) synthase TruD: MREADPREREMGMAWYVSDADGTGGELRFAEEDFVVRERERFNVDLHPIDADTGAYPHLVFRATLRGWDTNDFASALSNKLGMSRERVSWAGTKDKRAVTTQLFSVRYEDETLPALDDAEVEVLGRAGRPVLFGDLAGNAFEIRVRNADRPENAAAITESLRRFAAGGGDEDVSADDPAGVPNYFGHQRFGSYRPVTHRAGLAVVREDWADAVMTYITQTAPEEPADTREAREFVAETRDWSAALERLPGKLRYERAMLHTLAERVGEGEPTDEDWRAALESLPSNLQTMLVNAAQSYAFNLMLSERLERGLPFAEAVAGDVVCFADRSPETPDDLALPDTDRLQRVDEGRVDTVNRHCARGRAFVTAPLVGTETELADGEQGDIERAVLDELDLEPGDFDLPGAFESTGTRRAILLRTGLDVERVDDDPDSLWFRFALPKGSYATVVLREYLKDDPLALT, translated from the coding sequence ATGCGTGAGGCCGACCCCCGCGAGCGCGAGATGGGGATGGCATGGTACGTGAGCGACGCCGACGGGACCGGTGGCGAGTTGCGCTTCGCCGAGGAGGACTTCGTCGTCCGCGAGCGCGAGCGGTTCAACGTCGACCTCCACCCCATCGACGCCGACACGGGCGCGTACCCGCACCTCGTCTTCCGCGCGACGCTGCGTGGCTGGGACACCAACGACTTCGCGAGCGCGCTCTCGAACAAGCTGGGGATGAGCCGCGAGCGCGTCTCCTGGGCCGGCACGAAGGACAAACGCGCCGTGACGACGCAGCTGTTCTCGGTGCGGTACGAGGACGAGACGCTCCCCGCCCTCGACGACGCCGAGGTCGAGGTCCTGGGTCGCGCGGGCCGGCCGGTCCTGTTCGGCGACCTCGCGGGCAACGCCTTCGAGATCCGCGTGCGGAACGCCGACCGCCCCGAGAACGCCGCGGCCATCACCGAGTCGCTCCGGCGGTTCGCCGCGGGCGGCGGCGACGAAGATGTGTCGGCCGACGACCCCGCGGGCGTGCCGAACTACTTCGGCCACCAGCGCTTCGGTTCCTACCGCCCGGTCACGCACCGAGCGGGGCTCGCGGTCGTCCGGGAGGACTGGGCGGACGCCGTCATGACCTACATCACGCAGACCGCACCCGAGGAGCCCGCCGACACGCGCGAGGCCCGCGAGTTCGTCGCCGAGACGCGCGACTGGTCGGCGGCGCTGGAGCGCCTGCCCGGCAAGTTGCGCTACGAACGCGCGATGCTCCATACCCTGGCCGAGCGGGTCGGCGAGGGCGAGCCGACCGACGAGGACTGGCGCGCCGCCCTCGAATCGCTGCCCTCGAACCTGCAGACGATGCTCGTCAACGCCGCGCAGTCGTACGCGTTCAACCTGATGCTCTCCGAGCGCCTGGAGCGCGGGCTCCCGTTCGCCGAGGCCGTCGCGGGGGACGTGGTCTGTTTCGCGGACCGCTCCCCGGAGACGCCCGACGACCTCGCGCTCCCCGACACGGACCGCCTCCAGCGCGTGGACGAGGGGCGCGTCGACACGGTCAACCGGCACTGCGCCCGCGGCCGGGCGTTCGTCACGGCACCGCTCGTCGGGACCGAGACGGAACTCGCGGACGGGGAGCAGGGCGACATCGAGCGGGCGGTGCTGGACGAGCTGGACCTCGAACCGGGCGACTTCGACCTGCCGGGCGCGTTCGAGTCGACGGGGACGCGTCGGGCGATTCTGTTGCGGACCGGGCTGGATGTCGAGCGCGTCGACGATGACCCCGACTCGCTGTGGTTCCGGTTCGCGCTGCCGAAGGGGTCGTACGCGACGGTCGTGCTGCGCGAGTACCTGAAGGACGACCCGCTGGCGCTAACGTAG